Sequence from the Penaeus vannamei isolate JL-2024 chromosome 25, ASM4276789v1, whole genome shotgun sequence genome:
acaataatcaccatcatcaccatctccagtGTTGTTGTGTTGCATCACAAAAACAGTAAAATTTCTATACTTGAATTTTCACCACAAAAAAATAAGCAGCTTTTCGGTGAATCCTACTTACCTCGCTTCCAATTCCCAGACTAATTtaccaataaatgaatgaatgaataggtttgaatgaatgagtgaatgaatgagtattCAAACCAGGCAGGTTGTATAATCGAGCTTTTGGCGTATGTGgggataagaataacgatgaataaaacgataatgatatagccatattgatgatgatgatggtgaagatgatgatggtgatggtgatgatggtgggggtgatgatgacggtggggATGAcggtaatgacgatggtgatagtgatgatggtggtggcgaaaagggtggtaataatgatgatgaggaagaggaggaggataatgatgatggaaatgatggtgatgatgagggggatGGCGATGAGATtgaaaatgagggtgatgatgctgttggtgatgacggtgaagaagatgacgatgatacaGATGAAGTTGATGCGAATAATTACAGGACATACAAACGATAAatggaaatctaaaaaaaaaaaaaaaaaaaaaaaaaaaaacaggcacggACTccttgaaaggaaaggaaatatcaTTAACTCCGGAGGAACTCCTGAGTGGGCCCCGAAAGTGAAACGTTCCATTAGACCCAATCGGAGTAAACCAGCTGGAAACCTGCAGCCCAGCTAATAGATCCACGGGACGCCTCAGTACACGAAGGAGCCAATACGCTACAGAAAGGATGTCTATCTATGTTGCacttgttatctctctttctttatctatcattttatccgTCTATGTCCTTTTTTATACTAAGGATCCTTCTAATAAGGAGTCAGTCGTTGTAAGGAGGAATCGATATCTTATAAGAGTGAGTTTTCTTTGAGTGGCGTTTCTTATACAGTTTTCTCTATCTAgttatctttctgtgtatctgtctcgccttctctctgtttccgcctgtggctctttctctgtctgtgtatgtttcttttcttctcgtttttttttttttttttttcctttttttcctctttttttttttttttttttttttttgtctttctccacCTGCCTGTGTgtcgaagtctctctctctctcttcacatctctcttcttttccactctccctctttctctctcttctctcttccttctctctctctctctctctctgtctgtccgtctctctctctctctctctctctctctctctctctctctctctctctctctctctctctctctctctctctctctatatatatatatatatatatatatatatatatatatatatatatatatatatatatatatatatatatatatctatgtctctctctctccttctctctttctttttctcttctctctctctgttttctctctcccatttgtcgttttccttctttctctctcattatcaatattattactttcatttgtgttattatcattatcattaccgacattattatcattatcatcatcactattgttatcattatcattatcattattgttattatcatcattactaacataatcatcattataatcatcatcgtataaatggtaattataatgataaaaatactggtattgataagaattatattgagataatgataataaaaattaataacagtaatagtaatgatgataataatgatgaagatggtggtactaataatgaaatgatatcattatcaccaccatcattattattatcattatcactattattattgttattcatattatgactatcattattaggataatgataataacaataataaaaataagaccagcaacaacaacgataatgataattatcactatcataacaataataacaataaatgaaaataacagtaaaataatggtaatgataatagtaataacaatgataataatgataataataacaatgataataataattataatgaaaatattagtaataataataataacaataatagtaataataataataataataataataataataataatgataatgataatagtaataataataataatgataataatgataataataataataataataatagtaataataataatagcaataaagataataataatagcaataatgataataataatagtaataatgataataatataaacgataataataattgtagtagtaatagtgttagtaatagtagtgatggcaataatgacaatgataatgatagta
This genomic interval carries:
- the LOC138866370 gene encoding prothymosin alpha-B-like, with the translated sequence MASTLPTCCSRDGDYCLRVSTTKGGEEFRNLGEECKENFSHIDDDDGEDDDGDGDDGGGDDDGGDDGNDDGDSDDGGGEKGGNNDDEEEEEDNDDGNDGDDEGDGDEIENEGDDAVGDDGEEDDDDTDEVDANNYRTYKR